The DNA segment GCTTCTATGCCGACACCAATGCTCAAGAAGAAGCACAATGGTCTAATCTTGGTATCTTAGGGGCTGATATGGAAACAGCGACTTTGTTCACCGTTGGAAAATTGCGCCATATTAAAACGATGTCAATCCTAAACAATGTTGTGTTATGGGAAAAAGACACCGCTGATTCAATTGGCAATTACGTGGATGAAGGACAGAAAACCATGGAAGGAGAACGAAGAGAAATTGTCACAGCTTTAGAAGCCATTTATCAATTGCATCAAAAATTTAATGGAATATAAGATGACCTCCAAAAGTTAGATTTTTAGGACTCGGTACAATAATCCTTAGTTCTTTACTTCTTCTATGCTTGGAATACTTTGGGCTGCCCCATTTCTGGTTACAGCAATACTACCAGCCTTACTAGCGACTTGTAAGGCTTTTTGTATTGTGCTTCCTTGGAACAGCGTTGCCAAGAAAAAACCCGTAAACGTATCGCCGGCCGCGGTAGTATCTTTCGCTTGAACCACAAAAGCTTCTTGGTGTACTAATTCTTGACCATGAATGTAATAAGAACCCCGGCTACCCACTGTCATCACAATTTCCGTCTGTGGATATGCTTTTTGCAGGGAAGTAATAATATCTTCAATCTTATCAGAATCACAATTTCCTAAACCTTTTGCTTCGACTTCATTCACAATTAAATAATCTATAAACGATAAAGGATATTGGAACACTTTATCATTCATTGGTGCCACATTAAATGCAATCTTTAATCCCTTTTCATGTGCCCTTTCAATTAAATACGCTAAAGAAGAGATTTCATTTTGAATTAACAACAAATCTCCCTTTTCAAAATGACTTAGTACTTCATCCACTTGTTTAAAATCAATCGCTTCATTCGCACCACCATGTAAGATAATGCAATTCTCACCCTGACAAACTTGAATGATGGCATGCCCTGTCGCAAGACTTTCATTTTTAGTTAAATAATCCGTTTTAACACCATATTTCTGCAAGTAATCAATAAATGCTTGACCATCCAATCCAACCATACCGGCATGATAGACTTCAAGTCCCGCCTTCGCTAAAGCAATGGACTGATTTAAGCCCTTACCACCAAAATTGCGACTATAATGCAGTGATGAAATAGTTTCTTTTGCTTGAACAAAATGATCCATTTCATACACATAATCAAAATTCAAGGAACCAAAGCTTAATACCTTCATTTTTCACCCCTACATATCCAATTCTTCCAAAGACTTCTTTAAAACACTCGCTGACTTTGATAAATCATCTCTTTCTTGTTCAGAAAGAAGAATAGGCACTAATTCCTCCACCCCATTACGACCAACAATGGCAGGAACACTTAAACTAACATCATCAATTCCATATTCCCCATGCAAGCCTGTACTAATTGGCAAAATGCTCTTTTCATCTTTTAAAACGGCACGACAAATACGAACGACTGAAGCGGCAATACCATAGTATGTGGCATGTTTGCGTTCAATAATCTTATATGCGGCATTCTTCACATCATCCGCAATATCTTTCTGAGCTGTTTCTAAATCAAGACTGCCTTGCATACCTCTTAAAGCGAAGAAATCCGCTAAAGGGACACCGGACACATTCGCATTTGACCAAGTTACTATTTCTGAATCCCCATGTTCACCAATCACATAAGCATGCACTGAACGTGCATCCACATCTAATTTATTACCAATCAAATAACGAAGACGTGCCGTATCCAATACTGTCCCTGAACCAAAGACACGATTTTCAGGCATACCAGAATGCTTCTGAGCATAGAGGGTTAAAACATCCACCGGATTGGCGACAACTAATAAAATACCTTCACAATTTTGTTTACGAATTTCCGCCATAATGGATGAATGAATGGCAATATTCTTCT comes from the Bulleidia sp. zg-1006 genome and includes:
- a CDS encoding ribokinase encodes the protein MKVLSFGSLNFDYVYEMDHFVQAKETISSLHYSRNFGGKGLNQSIALAKAGLEVYHAGMVGLDGQAFIDYLQKYGVKTDYLTKNESLATGHAIIQVCQGENCIILHGGANEAIDFKQVDEVLSHFEKGDLLLIQNEISSLAYLIERAHEKGLKIAFNVAPMNDKVFQYPLSFIDYLIVNEVEAKGLGNCDSDKIEDIITSLQKAYPQTEIVMTVGSRGSYYIHGQELVHQEAFVVQAKDTTAAGDTFTGFFLATLFQGSTIQKALQVASKAGSIAVTRNGAAQSIPSIEEVKN
- a CDS encoding L-lactate dehydrogenase → MSINFRKVAVIGTGFVGSSSAFALMQSGLFSEMVLVDVMKDKAEGEAMDINHGAALCNPMNIYAGDYADIKDAAIIILTAGANQKPGETRLDLLKKNIAIHSSIMAEIRKQNCEGILLVVANPVDVLTLYAQKHSGMPENRVFGSGTVLDTARLRYLIGNKLDVDARSVHAYVIGEHGDSEIVTWSNANVSGVPLADFFALRGMQGSLDLETAQKDIADDVKNAAYKIIERKHATYYGIAASVVRICRAVLKDEKSILPISTGLHGEYGIDDVSLSVPAIVGRNGVEELVPILLSEQERDDLSKSASVLKKSLEELDM